The proteins below are encoded in one region of Fibrobacter sp.:
- a CDS encoding DUF1015 family protein produces the protein MIHFRHKPIDKNESKYKRLSRIYYNRMFPKRQDALKVAWSVAAGVFIGIWPTIGIAIILTVAFCAVFRLPKVPGIVASFVANPLTQFGFFYPAGYAIGCKLLKPEKINFDFLSEFEGLSFKNFISVITHLWHDAAGHLAAFMVGITIVAAIGGAIFFVLAYFIVNYRKKKWMAGKTSYIQNLIAEDEALIKEAHKGKHPMMHIYPFKALRPVNPAEAETISALPYDVMNRAEAKAMAEGLPHSYLRVTRAELELPDSVDAYDPKVYAHARENLDKMIADGVIAYDKKPCLYVYRQTMNGREQYGLVCCVPAADYFNGIIKKHELTRADKEEDRLRHVLATNANTGPVFLTYRDQGQFDVFGAVTKRKPVYDFVSKGDGFGHTVWIIDDDAEIEAIRKSFEAVPVSYIADGHHRSAAGARAASYRAEQNPNNTGDEEYNRFLAILFPSTQLKILDYNRVLKDLNGRTPEQLMDEMKKVFDIAELDKMQSPEKQNQVNFYMGGKWYACTFKAEYLKNLGPVDSLDVALLQKLILKPLFDIDDPRTSKRIDFVGGIRGLGELVKRVDSGECACAFAMYPTTLDQLMNIADAGEIMPPKSTWFEPKLRDGLLVHSLD, from the coding sequence ATGATTCATTTTAGGCACAAACCCATAGACAAGAACGAGTCCAAGTACAAGAGGCTCAGCCGCATCTATTACAACCGCATGTTCCCGAAAAGGCAGGATGCCCTGAAGGTAGCCTGGTCAGTAGCAGCGGGTGTGTTTATTGGGATTTGGCCCACTATCGGCATAGCGATTATCCTTACGGTGGCGTTTTGCGCCGTGTTCAGGCTCCCGAAGGTCCCCGGAATCGTGGCTTCCTTCGTGGCAAACCCGCTCACCCAGTTCGGATTCTTTTACCCGGCGGGCTACGCCATCGGTTGCAAGCTGTTGAAGCCTGAAAAAATCAATTTCGATTTCCTTTCGGAATTTGAGGGGCTGTCCTTTAAGAATTTTATTTCTGTCATAACTCACCTTTGGCACGATGCGGCGGGCCATCTAGCCGCTTTTATGGTGGGTATTACCATCGTAGCCGCCATCGGCGGGGCAATATTTTTTGTACTGGCCTATTTTATTGTAAATTATCGCAAGAAAAAATGGATGGCGGGCAAGACCAGCTATATCCAGAACTTGATTGCCGAAGACGAGGCTTTAATTAAAGAAGCTCACAAAGGAAAACACCCTATGATGCACATCTATCCGTTCAAGGCGCTGCGCCCGGTAAACCCGGCCGAAGCCGAAACGATTTCCGCCCTCCCGTACGACGTGATGAACCGCGCCGAAGCGAAGGCCATGGCCGAAGGACTCCCGCATTCCTATTTGCGCGTGACCCGCGCGGAACTGGAACTGCCCGATTCTGTGGACGCCTACGACCCGAAGGTCTATGCCCATGCTCGCGAAAACCTGGACAAGATGATTGCCGACGGTGTGATCGCTTACGACAAGAAGCCTTGCCTCTATGTTTACCGCCAGACCATGAACGGTCGCGAACAGTACGGCCTCGTCTGCTGCGTTCCCGCTGCCGACTACTTCAACGGCATTATCAAGAAGCACGAACTCACTCGTGCCGATAAGGAAGAAGACCGCCTCCGTCATGTGCTGGCCACCAACGCCAACACTGGTCCGGTGTTTTTGACTTACCGCGACCAGGGCCAGTTCGACGTGTTCGGTGCCGTTACCAAGCGTAAGCCCGTGTATGACTTCGTAAGCAAGGGCGACGGATTCGGCCATACGGTTTGGATTATCGACGATGACGCCGAAATCGAAGCTATCCGCAAGTCTTTCGAAGCCGTTCCGGTGAGTTACATTGCCGACGGTCATCACCGCAGTGCTGCCGGTGCTCGCGCCGCCAGCTACCGCGCCGAACAGAACCCGAACAACACCGGTGACGAAGAATACAACCGTTTCCTCGCCATCCTCTTCCCGAGCACCCAGCTCAAGATCCTCGACTACAACCGTGTGCTCAAGGACCTGAACGGCCGTACTCCGGAACAGCTCATGGACGAAATGAAGAAGGTGTTCGACATTGCCGAACTCGACAAGATGCAGAGCCCCGAAAAGCAGAACCAGGTGAACTTCTATATGGGTGGCAAGTGGTACGCTTGCACGTTCAAGGCTGAATACCTCAAGAACCTCGGTCCGGTCGACAGCCTCGACGTGGCTCTCCTCCAGAAGCTTATCTTGAAGCCGCTCTTCGACATCGACGACCCGCGTACGTCAAAGCGCATCGACTTCGTCGGTGGCATCCGCGGTCTCGGCGAACTCGTGAAGCGCGTTGACAGCGGTGAATGCGCCTGCGCCTTCGCGATGTATCCGACGACTCTCGATCAGCTCATGAACATCGCCGACGCTGGCGAAATCATGCCGCCGAAGAGCACCTGGTTTGAACCCAAGCTCCGCGACGGTCTGTTGGTCCATTCGCTGGATTAA
- a CDS encoding TatD family hydrolase: MFIDTHCHIDSYERHSGESLSSLLERLPHDADPKVALPEAFIHVACDPKDFEYARELSEKYPNVYAAYGIHPEYVLTETAEDEARMMEFLKHPKCVACGEFGLDNHYDLEHRAEQVKLFERHLQLGIESGKPLVLHLREADEDALAVLRNADLQGRNVHVHCFTGTPEFAGQLLELGASKNSSFFVGFTGIVTFKNAQNVRDAAALVPLDQMLLETDSPYMAPIPYRGKNCHSGYIPYIAEKLAEVKNVSIEEIYKRCRENTRRCYGI; this comes from the coding sequence ATGTTCATCGACACCCATTGCCATATTGATTCCTACGAGCGGCACTCCGGCGAAAGCCTGAGTTCACTGCTGGAGCGGCTCCCCCACGATGCCGACCCGAAGGTCGCCCTGCCCGAGGCATTCATCCACGTGGCTTGCGACCCCAAGGACTTTGAATATGCACGGGAACTTTCGGAAAAATACCCGAATGTCTATGCCGCCTACGGAATCCACCCGGAATATGTTCTGACGGAAACCGCCGAAGACGAAGCCCGAATGATGGAATTCCTGAAGCACCCCAAGTGCGTCGCCTGCGGGGAGTTCGGGCTGGACAACCATTACGATTTGGAACATCGGGCAGAACAGGTCAAATTGTTTGAACGGCACCTGCAACTAGGCATAGAAAGCGGCAAACCCTTGGTGCTCCACCTGCGGGAAGCGGACGAAGACGCCCTAGCAGTGCTTCGCAATGCAGACCTGCAAGGCAGAAATGTCCATGTCCACTGCTTTACGGGAACGCCGGAATTCGCAGGGCAACTCCTGGAACTCGGGGCTAGTAAAAATTCCAGCTTTTTTGTGGGCTTTACGGGAATTGTCACCTTCAAGAACGCCCAGAACGTGCGGGACGCCGCCGCTCTAGTCCCCCTCGACCAGATGCTCCTGGAAACGGACAGCCCCTACATGGCCCCCATTCCCTACCGCGGGAAAAATTGCCATTCGGGATACATTCCCTACATTGCCGAAAAACTGGCCGAAGTCAAGAACGTCTCCATAGAAGAAATCTACAAGCGCTGTCGCGAAAAT
- the greA gene encoding transcription elongation factor GreA: protein MKHLISKEGFEKLKAEWEHLKYEERPAMINQVQAAAAEGDRSENAAYTYGRMRVREIDRRLRELDRILDGAQVVETQAPTDGTIKFGATIKMKDIKTKRERTYSIVGEKEIDPLQGRISMKSPIGEALMGKKQGDQVQVQAPKGVITYEIVEVKY from the coding sequence ATGAAGCATTTGATTTCCAAAGAAGGCTTTGAAAAACTGAAGGCGGAATGGGAGCACCTCAAGTACGAGGAGCGCCCCGCCATGATCAACCAGGTGCAGGCCGCCGCTGCCGAAGGAGACCGTAGCGAAAATGCCGCCTACACCTACGGTCGCATGCGGGTCCGGGAAATCGACCGCCGCCTGCGGGAACTGGACCGCATTCTGGACGGCGCCCAGGTGGTAGAAACCCAGGCCCCTACCGATGGCACCATCAAGTTCGGCGCTACCATCAAGATGAAAGATATCAAGACCAAGCGGGAGCGTACCTACAGTATTGTAGGGGAAAAGGAAATCGACCCGCTGCAGGGCCGTATCAGCATGAAGTCCCCTATCGGCGAAGCCCTCATGGGCAAAAAGCAGGGCGACCAGGTACAAGTGCAAGCCCCAAAGGGAGTGATTACCTACGAAATCGTTGAGGTCAAGTATTAA
- a CDS encoding amino acid ABC transporter ATP-binding protein produces the protein MISIRHLKKVFPNATPLLDVNAEIEKGDIISIIGPSGTGKSTFLRCINRLEDPTAGEILIDGKSITAPSADVPSLRRKMGMVFQSFNLFNHLTVLENIMVAQVDLLHRSKKEAYEKAMALLHTVGLADKALNLPEELSGGQKQRAAIARTLAMDPEIVLFDEPTSALDPTMVGEVLAVIRNLAKQGLTMLIVTHEMKFARDISTRVFYMDQGVIYEEGTPEQIFDNPQKDRTRQFIRRLKVFEEVILPSTFDYMGMVNRLYAFAEKNQVSKRMSRNMLFAFEEMVAQSILNRLSVTEEIHMVMEYSGESDGLVMKVEYGGEALNPQDGMDGVSRKFLELATNTIVHNYSGGKNTVELRIR, from the coding sequence ATGATTTCAATCCGTCACCTGAAAAAAGTATTCCCTAATGCCACGCCGCTGCTGGACGTGAATGCCGAAATTGAAAAGGGCGACATTATTTCTATTATCGGCCCTTCGGGTACAGGCAAGTCCACGTTCCTTCGCTGTATCAACCGCTTGGAAGATCCGACTGCGGGGGAAATTCTGATTGACGGCAAGTCCATTACGGCACCTTCGGCAGATGTTCCGTCGCTCCGTCGCAAGATGGGCATGGTTTTCCAGAGCTTTAACCTTTTCAACCATTTGACCGTTCTCGAAAATATCATGGTGGCCCAGGTGGACCTACTCCACCGTTCAAAGAAAGAAGCCTATGAGAAGGCCATGGCGCTCCTCCATACGGTAGGCCTTGCGGACAAGGCCCTGAATTTGCCCGAAGAACTTTCCGGTGGGCAGAAACAGCGTGCGGCTATTGCCCGTACCTTGGCCATGGACCCTGAAATTGTACTGTTCGACGAGCCCACCAGTGCCTTGGACCCCACCATGGTGGGGGAGGTCCTTGCGGTTATCCGTAACCTTGCAAAGCAAGGACTGACGATGCTCATCGTTACTCACGAAATGAAATTTGCCCGGGATATTTCTACCCGCGTCTTTTATATGGACCAGGGTGTCATCTACGAGGAAGGGACTCCCGAGCAGATATTTGACAATCCGCAAAAGGACAGGACTCGTCAGTTCATAAGACGTCTTAAGGTTTTCGAAGAGGTAATCTTGCCTTCGACCTTTGATTATATGGGGATGGTGAACAGACTTTATGCTTTCGCAGAGAAGAACCAGGTTTCCAAGAGAATGTCAAGAAACATGCTCTTCGCCTTTGAAGAAATGGTGGCCCAGTCCATTTTGAATAGGCTTTCTGTAACAGAAGAAATCCACATGGTCATGGAATATTCCGGCGAAAGTGACGGCCTGGTGATGAAGGTTGAATATGGAGGCGAGGCCTTAAATCCGCAAGACGGCATGGATGGAGTCTCCCGCAAATTTTTGGAACTGGCTACAAACACCATTGTTCACAATTATTCCGGTGGCAAGAACACCGTGGAACTGCGTATCAGGTAG